In a genomic window of Coprococcus eutactus:
- a CDS encoding tRNA(Met) cytidine acetate ligase has protein sequence MSTVGIVCEYNPFHKGHLYQIEQAKKLTEADHVVCFMSGNFLQRGIPALADKFTRAEAAIKCGVDVIFEIPFVYSTSSARDYATAAVTMMDMSGAIDFISFGAETDDLVLLSQIADIVENEPPQVSDSIRRSVASGMTYGAARATAIEDYLQKKDIVRNNPSNSSSSVSKSNISSVMSSPNNILAIEYLAALKRIKSKIKPVIIKRIISDYNSNEAVHDICSASAIRSLLRNSDIKTIERHVPKECYCILDTNYRKTFPVFEDHLSSLLAAARLLYGRYDLSPSISSFSEIVDMDRDLYNRMSKIDSDMSFSDTAKTIKSRNYTLTHIQRALLHYVMQLTKTDYDTYKSNGWIYYLRLIGLNTRAGGIVKQIKKNSYIPVITRAPEAASVLSTVGKSMFGYDIKSTAIYNSLIYSAYGTKLKNEYEHTIPVITD, from the coding sequence ATGAGCACGGTTGGAATCGTATGCGAATATAATCCATTTCACAAAGGACATCTATACCAGATCGAACAGGCAAAAAAACTCACTGAAGCCGACCATGTGGTGTGCTTTATGAGCGGCAATTTCCTACAGAGAGGAATCCCTGCCCTCGCTGACAAGTTTACAAGGGCTGAAGCCGCTATCAAGTGCGGTGTGGACGTTATATTCGAGATACCATTTGTCTACTCAACATCAAGCGCAAGGGATTATGCCACCGCTGCCGTCACCATGATGGATATGAGTGGTGCCATAGACTTTATATCGTTCGGAGCAGAGACAGACGACCTTGTTCTTCTGTCGCAGATCGCCGATATCGTGGAAAATGAACCTCCACAGGTATCAGACAGCATCAGAAGATCCGTGGCATCAGGCATGACATATGGCGCAGCCAGAGCTACCGCAATCGAGGACTATCTCCAGAAAAAAGATATCGTCAGGAATAATCCCTCAAACAGCTCCTCATCAGTCTCTAAAAGCAACATAAGCAGCGTTATGTCAAGTCCCAACAACATACTTGCCATAGAATATCTCGCCGCCCTCAAAAGAATCAAATCAAAAATCAAGCCGGTCATAATAAAACGTATTATATCGGATTACAACAGCAACGAAGCTGTTCATGACATATGTTCAGCATCAGCAATCAGATCTCTTCTGAGAAATTCCGACATAAAGACTATTGAGCGCCATGTTCCGAAAGAATGCTACTGCATCCTTGACACAAACTACAGAAAAACATTCCCGGTATTTGAGGATCACTTGTCCAGTCTCCTCGCCGCGGCGAGACTTCTTTACGGCAGATATGACCTCTCTCCATCAATATCATCATTCAGCGAAATAGTTGACATGGATAGAGATCTGTATAATAGAATGTCAAAGATCGACTCAGATATGTCATTTTCGGATACCGCAAAGACTATCAAATCCAGGAACTACACTCTGACACATATACAGAGGGCTCTTCTACACTATGTGATGCAACTAACGAAAACGGATTATGATACCTATAAATCGAATGGATGGATATACTATCTACGTCTTATCGGGCTAAATACGCGTGCCGGAGGCATCGTAAAACAGATTAAAAAGAATTCATATATTCCTGTCATAACAAGAGCACCAGAAGCTGCATCTGTTCTGTCCACTGTAGGAAAATCAATGTTCGGTTATGATATCAAGTCGACAGCCATATATAATAGTCTCATCTACAGTGCCTACGGAACAAAACTGAAGAACGAATACGAACATACCATACCAGTGATAACCGATTGA
- a CDS encoding regulatory protein RecX, whose product MIVTDIRRIDDKRYCLYIDYEPYASVYSSDIRRLQLRVGEEVDEVSIKEFRKEYLFRRALNKAVNSIKFSDKCEYDIRKKLKDLYYDEEIIEHSVEKLKTYGYIDDYRYACGYVRKNMRKKGRRIIEYELDGKHIGRDIVERALNDTYEQDEAETILAIIRKKYSYTDLTDGRNKVMAYLYSKGFDHRKINESIRIIQEECREQNQKQNREQN is encoded by the coding sequence ATGATAGTTACGGATATCAGAAGAATAGATGACAAGAGATATTGCCTGTATATAGATTACGAGCCGTATGCATCCGTTTATTCTTCTGATATCAGGAGACTGCAGCTCCGTGTAGGTGAGGAAGTTGATGAGGTTTCCATTAAGGAATTTAGAAAAGAATATTTGTTTCGCAGAGCTCTCAATAAGGCTGTCAATTCCATAAAGTTTTCAGATAAATGCGAATATGACATCAGAAAGAAACTCAAAGATTTATATTACGATGAGGAGATCATAGAGCACTCGGTTGAAAAACTGAAAACATATGGATATATAGATGATTATCGGTATGCGTGTGGTTATGTCCGAAAGAATATGCGAAAGAAAGGACGCAGGATCATTGAGTATGAGCTTGATGGAAAGCATATAGGACGAGATATTGTTGAACGAGCGTTAAATGATACCTATGAACAGGATGAGGCGGAGACAATACTTGCGATCATAAGGAAAAAATATTCATATACAGATCTGACAGACGGGAGAAATAAGGTGATGGCGTACCTGTACAGCAAGGGGTTCGATCACAGAAAGATAAATGAAAGTATACGGATTATACAGGAAGAGTGTCGAGAACAGAATCAAAAACAGAATCGGGAACAGAATTAA
- the coaD gene encoding pantetheine-phosphate adenylyltransferase — protein MSRAIYPGSFDPVTLGHLDIIKRSAEMFDELTVGVLNNTAKTPLFSLDERVNMLKNVVSDIPNVKVVGFGGLLVDYARQNDIKVIVRGLRAVTDFEYELQIAQSNRKVAPDIDTVFLTTNIQYSYLSSSIVKEYASFGVDVKDFVPEPIQDILKERFADIRV, from the coding sequence ATGAGTAGAGCTATATATCCGGGAAGCTTTGATCCCGTGACACTTGGACATTTGGATATAATAAAAAGGTCGGCGGAAATGTTCGACGAACTCACAGTTGGAGTGCTGAACAATACTGCAAAAACACCATTGTTTTCTTTAGACGAACGTGTTAATATGTTAAAGAATGTAGTTTCGGATATACCTAATGTTAAAGTTGTTGGATTTGGAGGCCTTCTAGTAGACTATGCTAGACAGAATGATATCAAGGTCATTGTCAGAGGTCTCAGGGCTGTCACAGATTTTGAGTACGAGTTGCAGATAGCCCAGAGTAACAGAAAGGTTGCACCAGACATAGATACAGTTTTTCTGACAACGAATATACAGTATTCGTATCTCAGTTCGAGTATTGTTAAGGAGTATGCAAGTTTTGGTGTTGACGTAAAAGATTTTGTTCCGGAACCGATACAGGATATTCTTAAAGAGAGATTTGCGGATATTCGAGTGTAA
- the recA gene encoding recombinase RecA — MASNSINSVNKDDKKKALDAAIAQIEKQYGKGSVMKLGDSNANMNIDVIPTGSLSLDIALGLGGIPRGRIIEVFGPESSGKTTVALHIVAEIQKRGGIAGFIDAEHALDPTYAKNIGVDIDNLYISQPDCGEQALEITETMVRSGAVDVVIVDSVAALVPKAEIDGEMGDSHMGLHARLMSQALRKLTAVVSKTNCVVIFINQLREKVGVVFGNPEVTTGGRALKFYASVRLDVRRIDTLRQGGEIVGNRTRVKIVKNKVAPPFKEAEFDIVFGKGISKVGDILDLAVANDIVDKSGAWYAYNGNKIGQGRENAKMYLENNETICSEIEQKVREILGVAGDGAGTTEPAENEEE; from the coding sequence ATGGCAAGTAATTCAATCAATAGCGTCAACAAAGACGATAAGAAAAAAGCTCTTGATGCAGCTATTGCACAGATAGAAAAACAGTATGGAAAAGGTTCAGTTATGAAGCTTGGGGATTCCAATGCAAACATGAATATAGATGTCATTCCAACGGGGTCGCTCAGCCTTGATATTGCGCTTGGACTTGGTGGTATACCTAGGGGAAGGATAATAGAGGTGTTTGGTCCCGAATCAAGTGGTAAGACGACGGTTGCACTGCATATCGTTGCAGAGATACAGAAGAGAGGTGGCATAGCAGGCTTCATAGATGCTGAGCATGCCCTTGATCCTACATATGCCAAGAATATCGGAGTGGATATTGACAATTTGTACATATCACAGCCTGACTGCGGAGAGCAGGCTCTTGAGATAACTGAGACTATGGTTAGATCGGGGGCTGTAGATGTTGTTATTGTAGACTCTGTGGCAGCCCTTGTACCTAAGGCTGAGATAGATGGTGAGATGGGAGATTCCCACATGGGACTTCATGCAAGACTTATGTCACAGGCTCTCAGAAAGCTCACAGCTGTTGTCAGCAAGACCAACTGTGTTGTTATATTTATCAACCAGCTCAGAGAGAAGGTTGGAGTTGTATTCGGCAATCCTGAGGTTACAACAGGTGGCCGTGCCCTTAAGTTCTATGCATCTGTCAGGCTTGATGTAAGACGTATCGATACCCTCAGACAGGGCGGCGAGATAGTTGGCAACAGGACTCGTGTCAAGATAGTGAAGAATAAGGTTGCACCCCCATTCAAAGAGGCAGAATTTGATATCGTGTTTGGTAAGGGTATCTCAAAGGTTGGAGATATACTTGATCTTGCCGTTGCAAATGATATCGTCGATAAGTCGGGCGCATGGTATGCGTATAACGGCAACAAGATAGGCCAGGGACGCGAGAATGCCAAAATGTATCTTGAGAACAATGAGACAATATGCTCAGAGATTGAGCAGAAGGTCAGAGAGATACTTGGCGTTGCTGGTGATGGCGCAGGCACTACAGAGCCTGCTGAGAACGAAGAAGAGTAG
- a CDS encoding ATP synthase subunit B family protein, whose product MARKGIEEMISEIEIFIDNCKFQPLSSSKIIVPREDLMQMVSELKLKIPNEIERCKKIMRNKEAILADARARADSIITESVAEANRLVDQSQIVEQANLRANEITDLARSQAEQIVAEANEEADQVRTGAMYYSKDKLAEISQYIDATLQAERANYENLIKSLEDNSTRVASNMAELDSSINQMNGVIEQSAQVDSAFDTKEDEYNVYGKTEYTSKEDEYDDEYDEYDDDDYDDEDDDDEYLDE is encoded by the coding sequence ATGGCAAGAAAAGGTATTGAAGAGATGATTAGTGAGATAGAGATATTTATTGACAATTGCAAGTTCCAGCCGTTGTCTTCCAGTAAGATCATTGTGCCAAGAGAGGATCTGATGCAGATGGTTAGTGAACTCAAGCTCAAGATACCAAATGAGATAGAGAGATGTAAGAAGATCATGAGAAACAAGGAAGCTATATTGGCGGATGCCAGAGCTAGGGCGGATTCTATAATCACAGAATCTGTCGCTGAGGCTAACAGACTTGTTGATCAGAGCCAGATCGTTGAGCAGGCTAATCTCCGCGCAAACGAGATTACAGATCTTGCAAGAAGCCAGGCTGAACAGATCGTCGCTGAGGCAAACGAAGAAGCTGATCAGGTGAGAACAGGTGCGATGTATTATTCAAAGGATAAGCTTGCAGAGATAAGCCAGTATATTGACGCAACACTTCAGGCTGAACGTGCAAACTATGAGAATCTTATAAAGTCACTCGAGGATAATTCAACTAGAGTTGCATCCAATATGGCTGAGCTTGACTCCAGCATTAATCAGATGAATGGAGTTATAGAGCAGTCGGCTCAGGTTGATTCTGCATTTGACACCAAAGAAGATGAGTATAATGTCTATGGAAAGACAGAGTATACATCTAAAGAAGATGAGTATGATGATGAGTACGACGAATATGATGACGATGACTATGATGACGAAGACGACGATGATGAGTATCTCGATGAATAA
- a CDS encoding cellulase family glycosylhydrolase: MKNKKTLIMGIIIGVLVVVIGVMGYMLIKGRTDGRDKDGQDSTQNISTDVTDKDLEQDTSDKAADMTSAAKKGDDADGKNSEKKSVSFYAEIGHDSTWEASGKICATENINIYNKTSSVVSGWKLDVIYKGKPAIEDIWNGEKKINEYTVSITPADYNQDIPAGGSVNVGYNIASDDLTVVDYILYIDGKEYRGSENLSADTSGATSNSVDAEPKDGKMNKVETTDKTDKTLDVTGGVAESDTKKTAEDGTPFDNHGQLSVKGTDIVDESGSKYQLKGVSTHGITWFPDYVNKDAFQSIRDDWDANLVRLAMYTDTGDSNGYCSGGDKDSIRGLVDAGVTAATELGMYVIIDWHILNDNNPNSHIDDAKEFFDDVSAKYSSNHNVIYEICNEPNGGTSWSDIKSYAEIIIPVIRKNDKNAIIIVGTPNWSQDVDIVSEDPITGYDNIMYAVHFYAATHKDDLRNKVKTAISNGLPVFVSEFSLCDASGNGGIDYDSSDVWFDLINDNNLSYASWSLCNKNETSALIKPDSTATSTITIDDLSDTGKYVRDKILGN, encoded by the coding sequence ATGAAGAATAAAAAGACTTTGATAATGGGGATAATAATCGGCGTTCTGGTCGTGGTCATAGGTGTGATGGGATATATGCTTATTAAAGGCAGAACGGATGGCAGGGATAAGGACGGTCAGGATAGCACGCAGAATATATCAACTGATGTAACGGATAAGGATCTGGAACAGGATACATCGGATAAAGCTGCAGATATGACCTCAGCAGCGAAGAAAGGCGATGATGCGGACGGCAAAAACAGCGAAAAAAAGAGCGTTTCATTTTATGCCGAGATAGGTCATGACAGTACATGGGAAGCCTCTGGTAAGATCTGTGCGACAGAGAATATCAATATATATAATAAGACCTCATCTGTGGTTTCGGGTTGGAAGCTTGATGTTATATATAAGGGTAAACCTGCTATAGAAGATATCTGGAATGGAGAAAAAAAGATAAACGAATATACAGTGTCGATAACACCAGCAGATTACAATCAGGATATACCTGCGGGAGGATCAGTAAATGTTGGTTACAATATAGCCTCAGATGATCTGACAGTGGTAGACTACATATTGTACATAGATGGAAAAGAATACCGAGGAAGTGAGAATTTATCTGCAGATACGTCAGGTGCAACTTCAAACAGCGTGGATGCTGAGCCGAAGGATGGCAAGATGAACAAAGTGGAAACTACAGATAAAACAGATAAAACGTTGGATGTGACCGGTGGTGTGGCAGAAAGCGATACAAAGAAAACAGCGGAGGACGGAACACCATTTGATAATCACGGACAACTGTCGGTGAAGGGAACTGATATAGTGGATGAATCGGGCAGCAAATATCAGCTTAAAGGTGTGAGCACACATGGAATCACATGGTTTCCTGATTATGTGAATAAGGATGCATTTCAGTCGATAAGAGATGACTGGGATGCCAATCTGGTACGTCTTGCCATGTACACGGATACAGGTGACAGCAACGGATACTGCAGTGGGGGCGACAAGGACAGTATCAGAGGTCTTGTTGATGCCGGAGTTACAGCTGCAACAGAGCTTGGAATGTATGTCATAATCGATTGGCATATATTAAATGACAACAATCCAAACAGCCATATAGATGATGCTAAGGAATTTTTTGATGATGTATCAGCAAAGTATTCCTCAAATCACAATGTGATATATGAGATCTGCAATGAGCCAAATGGAGGCACGTCCTGGTCAGATATCAAGAGCTATGCGGAGATAATAATTCCGGTGATAAGAAAGAATGACAAGAATGCTATAATAATAGTTGGTACTCCGAACTGGAGCCAGGATGTAGATATCGTGTCAGAAGATCCGATAACTGGTTATGACAATATAATGTACGCTGTGCATTTCTATGCAGCAACCCACAAGGATGATCTGAGAAATAAGGTAAAGACGGCCATCTCAAACGGACTTCCGGTGTTTGTCAGTGAATTCAGTCTGTGTGATGCCTCGGGAAATGGCGGCATAGATTATGACTCATCTGATGTGTGGTTTGATCTGATAAATGACAATAATTTGAGCTATGCATCTTGGAGCTTGTGCAACAAGAACGAGACATCAGCTCTCATAAAACCGGATTCCACAGCGACATCGACTATAACTATCGATGATCTGTCGGACACGGGTAAATATGTTAGAGACAAGATACTCGGCAACTAA
- a CDS encoding DAK2 domain-containing protein → MSNTIDALTLKKAFIAGANNLDKNKEYINELNVFPVPDGDTGTNMTLTILSAVREVEAAPDDMKSIAKAMSTGSLRGARGNSGVILSQLLRGFSKKVQDSRSIDVHDIADAFQKAVETAYKAVMKPKEGTILTVAKGVATKARECADADMSLEQFCDEVIEYGDAVLDSTPEMLPVLKEAGVVDSGGQGLMVVLKGAVDCLMGRVTVELNKSTGAVNVKKSSTGAGNDGISTADIKFGYCTEFIINLEKTYGEAEEDDLKSFLESIGDSIVCVSLDDIVKIHVHTNHPGQAFEKGLTLGYLTNMKIDNMRIEHHERVISQSERDEAEKQEEERQQRKTAHAEPRKKYGFITVSMGDGLKKLFEELGADYVIEGGQTMNPSTEDMLNAIDVVNAENIFILPNNKNVVLAANQAATLCEDKNIIVVPTANAPQGISAMIAFDSTVDVQENRSSMKAAVKNVKSGQVTYSVRDTSIDGKAIKEGDIMGIGDKGLVSVGNDIEQVTFDLIADAVDDEAEVISIYSGADVSDEDAEKLADRVEETYPDVDVQHYYGGQPIYYYIVSVE, encoded by the coding sequence GTGAGTAATACGATCGATGCACTTACGCTCAAGAAAGCATTTATAGCGGGTGCTAACAACCTGGATAAGAATAAGGAATATATAAATGAATTGAATGTATTCCCTGTGCCTGATGGAGACACTGGAACCAATATGACATTAACGATACTGTCAGCGGTCAGGGAGGTTGAAGCAGCTCCTGATGATATGAAATCTATTGCAAAGGCGATGTCGACAGGTTCACTTAGAGGTGCAAGGGGTAATTCAGGTGTTATATTATCCCAGCTTTTAAGAGGATTCAGCAAGAAGGTTCAGGACAGCAGATCTATAGATGTACACGATATAGCAGATGCATTTCAAAAGGCAGTTGAGACAGCGTACAAGGCTGTCATGAAGCCAAAGGAGGGAACTATCCTCACTGTTGCAAAGGGCGTTGCTACAAAGGCGAGAGAGTGTGCAGATGCAGATATGTCACTGGAGCAGTTCTGTGATGAGGTTATAGAGTATGGTGATGCGGTTCTCGATTCAACACCTGAGATGCTTCCGGTGTTGAAAGAGGCAGGAGTTGTTGACTCAGGCGGACAGGGACTTATGGTGGTCCTCAAGGGCGCTGTGGACTGTCTCATGGGCCGTGTGACAGTGGAACTCAACAAGAGTACAGGAGCGGTCAATGTAAAGAAGTCCAGCACTGGTGCAGGAAATGATGGGATTTCTACAGCTGATATAAAGTTTGGATATTGTACAGAATTTATAATAAATCTTGAAAAAACTTACGGTGAGGCCGAGGAGGACGACCTTAAGAGTTTTCTTGAGTCCATAGGAGATTCTATCGTCTGCGTATCCCTCGATGATATAGTGAAGATCCATGTTCACACCAATCATCCAGGACAGGCGTTTGAGAAGGGACTCACCCTTGGTTATCTTACAAATATGAAGATCGACAATATGCGTATAGAGCATCACGAGAGAGTTATCAGTCAGTCTGAGCGCGATGAAGCGGAGAAGCAGGAAGAGGAGAGACAGCAGAGAAAGACAGCACATGCAGAGCCACGCAAGAAATATGGATTTATAACAGTATCCATGGGAGATGGATTGAAGAAGCTTTTTGAGGAGCTTGGAGCAGATTATGTCATTGAGGGCGGTCAGACAATGAATCCTAGTACTGAAGATATGCTCAATGCCATAGATGTGGTCAATGCGGAGAATATATTTATACTTCCAAATAACAAGAACGTTGTGCTTGCAGCAAACCAGGCGGCAACCCTGTGCGAGGACAAGAATATAATCGTTGTACCTACAGCAAATGCACCACAGGGAATAAGCGCTATGATAGCATTTGACAGCACTGTGGATGTCCAGGAGAACAGATCATCCATGAAGGCTGCAGTGAAGAATGTGAAGAGTGGACAGGTGACATACTCAGTGAGGGATACGTCTATAGACGGCAAGGCTATCAAAGAGGGAGATATCATGGGCATAGGAGACAAGGGACTTGTCAGTGTCGGAAATGATATTGAACAGGTCACATTTGATCTTATTGCTGATGCGGTGGATGATGAGGCTGAGGTTATAAGCATTTACAGCGGTGCTGATGTTTCTGATGAGGATGCGGAGAAACTGGCAGACAGGGTCGAGGAGACATATCCGGATGTGGATGTTCAGCATTACTATGGAGGACAGCCTATATATTATTATATAGTTTCGGTTGAATAG
- the rsmD gene encoding 16S rRNA (guanine(966)-N(2))-methyltransferase RsmD, which yields MRVIAGRARSLKLVTVDSMDTRPTTDRIKETLFNVLSPDIPGCSFLDLFSGSGAIGIEALSRGAKRAVFVENGRKALECINKNLDFTKLRDGAQVLSTDAVSAVNTLERQKDVFDIIFMDPPYGRSLERDVLMRLSGSDIVSDDTIIVVESDLDTEFDYLNDIGFEIYKIKKYKTNKHTFIYRRLEDE from the coding sequence ATGAGAGTTATAGCGGGCCGTGCACGCAGTTTGAAACTGGTTACTGTGGATTCTATGGATACAAGACCTACAACTGACAGGATAAAGGAAACTTTGTTCAATGTCCTTTCACCAGATATACCGGGATGCAGCTTTCTTGATCTGTTTAGCGGAAGTGGGGCGATAGGCATAGAGGCACTCAGCAGAGGTGCGAAGAGAGCTGTGTTTGTGGAAAATGGCAGAAAAGCTCTTGAGTGTATAAACAAAAATCTGGATTTCACAAAGCTGCGTGATGGAGCACAGGTGTTGAGCACAGATGCCGTCAGTGCAGTGAATACGCTGGAAAGACAAAAAGATGTATTTGATATCATATTCATGGATCCCCCCTATGGAAGATCGCTTGAGCGGGATGTTCTCATGAGATTGTCGGGATCAGATATAGTGTCGGATGATACCATAATAGTTGTGGAATCTGATCTTGATACGGAGTTTGATTATCTGAATGACATAGGATTTGAGATATATAAGATAAAGAAATACAAGACAAATAAACATACATTTATTTACAGGAGACTGGAAGATGAGTAG
- the recG gene encoding ATP-dependent DNA helicase RecG, with the protein MVLGDSIKTIKGIGDKTAAAMSKLGIYTVSDLLMYYPRTYISYEDPVDIENLQTGMRQSVRVMINSRVEVRKVRGLTISIVYAKDFSGTIKLMWFNCPFLRNFFHIGQEFVFSGEVSYKSGMMTMTQPEYYTPDKYSELTNVWQPVYTVTPGITSKTIQKAARNALPAASGLVDYLPEDVLSEYGIMDLPEAVASIHFPADEYHLKLAVKRIAFDEFYGFISDMHRLKSDFAGYRNECVISCDEEVRRFIEKLSFTLTNAQMNAVRDMLEDMSSDHVMNRLIQGDVGSGKTIVAAVGLFAAAVSGWQGVIMAPTEVLAVQHYKELHAQFEPYGISVGLLTGSMTVKEKRLMYQDIKNGDVSVIVGTHALIQDKVEYNRLGLVVTDEQHRFGVKQREKLTEKGGHPHTLVMSATPIPRTLAIIMYGDLDISVIDELPAGRIPIKNCVVDESYRKTAQSFIMKEVSKGHQVYIVCPMVEASEVLDDVANVTEYTEELRETLRSQYGGDIQVTCLHGKMKADEKNAILDDFSNGSISILVSTTVIEVGINNPNATVMMVENAERFGLAQLHQLRGRVGRGKLQSYCIFVSGKKDKDTMERLEVLEKSNDGFYIAGEDLKMRGPGDFFGIRQSGEVMFKIGDIYNHADMLKAAQKIYEDHGAEIDRTIEEKGIYNRYFQPVL; encoded by the coding sequence ATGGTACTTGGCGACTCGATAAAGACGATAAAGGGAATAGGCGATAAGACGGCGGCAGCCATGTCTAAGCTGGGGATATATACAGTGTCTGATCTTTTGATGTATTACCCCAGAACGTATATATCCTATGAGGATCCTGTTGATATAGAGAACCTGCAGACTGGAATGCGGCAGTCGGTCAGGGTGATGATCAACAGCAGAGTTGAAGTCAGAAAGGTCAGAGGGTTAACCATATCCATTGTCTATGCAAAAGATTTTTCAGGGACAATTAAGCTGATGTGGTTTAATTGTCCTTTTTTGCGTAATTTCTTTCATATAGGTCAGGAGTTTGTATTTTCCGGAGAAGTTTCATACAAAAGCGGCATGATGACAATGACACAGCCGGAGTATTACACCCCGGACAAATACAGTGAGCTGACAAATGTATGGCAGCCGGTGTACACCGTGACGCCGGGAATAACATCAAAGACCATCCAGAAAGCGGCTAGAAACGCCCTTCCGGCAGCGTCAGGACTGGTGGATTATCTCCCTGAAGATGTACTCTCAGAGTATGGGATAATGGATCTTCCGGAGGCTGTAGCTTCCATACATTTTCCTGCGGATGAGTATCACCTCAAACTGGCAGTAAAGAGAATTGCATTTGATGAATTTTATGGATTTATATCGGATATGCACAGGTTAAAGTCGGATTTTGCCGGCTATAGAAATGAATGTGTTATATCTTGTGACGAAGAAGTAAGGCGTTTTATAGAAAAACTTAGTTTTACACTGACAAATGCCCAGATGAACGCTGTTCGTGATATGCTGGAGGATATGTCGTCGGATCATGTCATGAACAGGCTGATACAGGGTGATGTCGGATCCGGCAAAACCATTGTGGCTGCTGTGGGACTTTTTGCCGCTGCGGTCAGTGGTTGGCAGGGCGTTATAATGGCACCAACAGAGGTTCTGGCAGTGCAGCATTACAAGGAGCTTCACGCTCAGTTCGAGCCGTATGGAATATCTGTCGGTCTGCTGACTGGTTCCATGACTGTAAAGGAAAAGAGACTTATGTATCAGGATATAAAAAATGGAGATGTGTCTGTGATCGTTGGAACACACGCACTGATACAGGATAAGGTCGAGTATAACAGGCTGGGGCTGGTAGTAACTGATGAACAGCACAGATTCGGTGTCAAGCAGCGCGAAAAGCTTACGGAAAAGGGAGGACATCCTCATACGCTTGTCATGAGTGCAACTCCGATACCGAGAACTCTGGCGATCATAATGTACGGAGATCTGGACATATCTGTTATAGATGAGCTTCCGGCGGGCAGAATACCGATAAAGAACTGCGTGGTTGATGAGAGTTACAGGAAAACGGCGCAGAGTTTTATCATGAAGGAAGTGAGTAAGGGGCATCAGGTGTATATAGTGTGTCCTATGGTGGAAGCCAGCGAAGTGCTTGACGATGTTGCAAATGTAACTGAGTACACGGAGGAGCTTCGGGAGACGTTAAGGAGCCAGTATGGCGGCGATATACAGGTGACATGTCTTCACGGCAAGATGAAGGCGGATGAGAAAAATGCCATACTGGATGATTTTTCGAATGGCAGTATAAGTATACTCGTGTCTACGACTGTAATTGAGGTTGGTATCAACAATCCAAATGCAACGGTCATGATGGTGGAAAATGCGGAGCGGTTTGGACTTGCGCAGCTACATCAGCTGAGAGGCCGTGTTGGCCGTGGAAAACTTCAGTCTTACTGTATATTTGTGAGCGGCAAGAAGGATAAGGATACCATGGAAAGACTTGAGGTTCTTGAGAAGTCGAACGATGGGTTTTATATTGCCGGTGAGGATCTGAAGATGAGGGGGCCTGGTGACTTCTTTGGCATAAGACAGAGCGGAGAGGTCATGTTTAAGATCGGAGATATCTATAACCATGCCGATATGCTGAAGGCGGCGCAGAAGATATATGAAGATCATGGAGCTGAGATAGACAGGACAATTGAGGAAAAGGGAATCTATAATAGATATTTTCAGCCGGTTCTGTAG